In Peptostreptococcus equinus, the DNA window GAAGTATTACTTAGGGGGGCTCAAAAAGCAGATGAACTTGAACTAGATAATGTTACATTTTTATGGGGTAATGTTGAATTTTTAGACTTTTACTTTGCTAATAAGGAATTATCGAGAATATTTATCAATTTCTGTGATCCATGGCCAAAGAAAAGAAATGCTAAAAGAAGACTCACTAGTCAATTTTTTTTGAACTTATACAAAAAGAAAATGAATAATAAAGGTGAAATACATTTTAAGACGGATAATAAATCATTATTCGAGTTTTCCCTAAATGAATTTTCAGATTCTAGCTGGAAACTTAAAAATATATCTTTAGACCTTGCTAATAGCGATTTTATAGATAATATTAGAACAGAATACGAAGAAAAATTTATGGATTTAGGTATGCCAATATATAGGTTAGAAGCTACATATATTGGTTATGAGGAGTAATTAGATGGTTGCAAGTCTTTTGAGTGATAAGCTATTAGTATCATTAATATATTCCTTGGGCTTTTTATTTATAATTGGATTTTTTGGAATGATTTTTTCCTACGTGGAAAAGAAAAATACCTACTATATATATAATACATTTGGTTTCAATGGTATTTTGTTCACTGGCATGGTTGGTACAATTGTTCATGAATTTAGCCATATTATATTTTGTTTAATATTTAGGCACAAGATTACAGAATTCAATCTAATAAGGCCATTTAAAAGCCGATATGACGGTGTAATGGGATATGTGAATCATAAATGCAACACAAACAGCAAGTATCAGATGATTGGAAATTTCTTTATTGGAATAGCACCAGTAATTGTAGGAATAAGTGCATTGATAATTTTTATGAGCATTTTATTACCAGATAAATATGATAATATTTTAGAAGTATTTTATAGAAATATGGAATATATGAACCATATAAATAGATTTGAAGATTCTTTTAATATATATGTTAGTATAGTAATTGCTATAATTGCTAATTTAAATCCATTTACACAGAATAATTATGTTTTATATATAATGTACATTTATATTATGTATTCTATAACAACTCATATGGATTTAAGCAAGGAAGATTTAACTAATAGTAAGTCAGGATTATTAAGCTTTTTTATATTATTATATATAATCAATTTAATATTTATGTTTCTAGGTATGAAGTACCAAATTATATTATTTCGTATTTTAATATCAATAGTATCACTTTTGACTGTGGGTTTGCTTTTTTCAATTATAACATTATTAATATCTAGAGTAGCATACACAACTATTCCTTAAATGTATATTTAGGGAATAGTTGTGTAGTTAAATAACTTATATGATTAGTCAAAACACATTAAATTAGAAATCTAATTAATTATTAGTGCTTATTTTAAATTTAATCCTTTTTTATGTATTAAATCATCTAATACTATCATTACATTATTAAGTTATTCTATTACTATTGTTTTATTCATGGTATAATATATAAAGAAGATTTTAATCAACTAAATTACAAAGCAATTATATAGTTGATTTATTGCTTAGGAGGAAAATATATGTCAGTAAAGTTAGTAATTGATTCTGCATCGGATATAAGTAAAAAAGAAGCTGATAAATTGGGATTAATATTTTTACCTTTGTCTGTATTCTTTGGCGAAGATAAATATTTAGATAGTATAGATTTAAGCTCAGAAAAATTTTATGAATTGCTAGAACAAAACGATGATTTACCAAAAACGAGTCAAGTTACTCCATATGAATTTGGAGAAAAATTTAAAAATTTAATTGATGAAGGTCATGATGTAGTAGCCATTACCCTATCATCTAAATTATCAGGTACATACTCTTCTGCGGTAATAGCTGCAGGTGAATTTGATGAAAATAGGATATTTATTGTAGACAGCCTAAATGCTACTGTATCTGTTAGAATATTAATAGAATATGCTATAAGTTTGGTAGAGCAAGGATTATCCGCAAAGGAAATATATACAAAGCTAGAAGAAAAGAAAAATAAAATAAGAATGTTCTTTGTAATGGAAACATTGGAATATTTATATAAAGGTGGTAGATTGTCTAAATTAGAGGCTATGGCAGGTAACTTATTGTCTGTAAAGCCAATATTGACTATAAAAGATGGCCTCGTAACAAGAGTTGCAAAAGCTAGAGGATATAAAAAAGCATGCCAGATGCTTGTTGATATAATTGAAGAAAATGGACCAATAGATAATTCTATGCCATATTCTTTTGCTTTTACTGGTAAGGATAGTTCATTACTTGATCAATACAAATCAAATTACTCTAAGTTTTTTGATAAAGATGTAAATGATATACAAGTATCACCTATAGGTTGTACAGTTGGTACACATATAGGACCAGGATGTATAGGTGTCGCATATTTTATAAAATAAATAACATATTTAAATAATAAAAAGCTAATAGAAATTCTATTAGCTTTTTATTATTATTTTAATTTTAAAATATTTTTATATTGTCAGAATATAAAAAGAGTCATAACATAAGTTACAACTCTTTTATATATTTGATTTTAAAGCTTAAATTGGACTCTATTATTTTAGTTTACTAGCTATTAATTCAACTAAGTCAGAAGTTCTGCTAGCATAACCCCATTCATTATCATACCATGAAAGTACTTTCACTAGTCCATCTTCCATAATCATAGTTGATAGCCCATCAACAATAGAAGATCTTTTATCTCCCTTATAGTCAATAGATACTAGTGGTTTATCTGAGAATCCTAAGATACCTTTCATTTCGTTTTTAGAAGCTTCTAATAAAGCTTGATTAATTTCTTCTACAGTTACATCTTTCTTTGCAACATTTACTACCAAATCCACTATTGAAACGGTCTGAGTAGGAACTCTTAAAGAGAAACCATTTAATTTACCCTTTAATTCTGGTAAAACTAAAGCAACGGCTTTAGCAGCACCTGTAGTAGTAGGTATTATTGAAGCACCACATGCTCTAGATCTTCTTAAATCTTTATGAGTTTTATCTAATACTTGCTGATCGTTTGTATAAGCATGTACAGTAGTCATCATACCATTTTCTATAGTGAACTTTTCGTGTAAGACTTTAGCAACTGGTGCCAAGCAATTTGTAGTACAAGAAGCATTAGAAACTATATTATGTA includes these proteins:
- the trmB gene encoding tRNA (guanosine(46)-N7)-methyltransferase TrmB, which gives rise to MRRRRRSGAEDKLLSYKEYVINGLFNMKPNTRLLEKLKSQQTTENTLDSGEISIYSFANQDRNFRVPVHDEKYREMIEYRGNWSKYFENNNPIYLEVGSGRCKFIIESAKTNPNINYIALEVKEEVLLRGAQKADELELDNVTFLWGNVEFLDFYFANKELSRIFINFCDPWPKKRNAKRRLTSQFFLNLYKKKMNNKGEIHFKTDNKSLFEFSLNEFSDSSWKLKNISLDLANSDFIDNIRTEYEEKFMDLGMPIYRLEATYIGYEE
- a CDS encoding DegV family protein; amino-acid sequence: MSVKLVIDSASDISKKEADKLGLIFLPLSVFFGEDKYLDSIDLSSEKFYELLEQNDDLPKTSQVTPYEFGEKFKNLIDEGHDVVAITLSSKLSGTYSSAVIAAGEFDENRIFIVDSLNATVSVRILIEYAISLVEQGLSAKEIYTKLEEKKNKIRMFFVMETLEYLYKGGRLSKLEAMAGNLLSVKPILTIKDGLVTRVAKARGYKKACQMLVDIIEENGPIDNSMPYSFAFTGKDSSLLDQYKSNYSKFFDKDVNDIQVSPIGCTVGTHIGPGCIGVAYFIK
- the gap gene encoding type I glyceraldehyde-3-phosphate dehydrogenase, which codes for MKIKVGLNGFGRIGRSVLRISENNDVNYEVVAINARANAETLAHLFQYDSSFGIFDGDVEVKDNDTIIVNGREIKITRMATPEEIPWKDLGVDIVVENTGKFKDRETTMGHINAGAKKVVITCPAKGEDLTIVLGVNDEKYDNEVHNIVSNASCTTNCLAPVAKVLHEKFTIENGMMTTVHAYTNDQQVLDKTHKDLRRSRACGASIIPTTTGAAKAVALVLPELKGKLNGFSLRVPTQTVSIVDLVVNVAKKDVTVEEINQALLEASKNEMKGILGFSDKPLVSIDYKGDKRSSIVDGLSTMIMEDGLVKVLSWYDNEWGYASRTSDLVELIASKLK